tagatataatatcatatacgaaacagatataatatctgtagATTCAAATATGATTtcagatgaaaaaaaatagttcgaaaaagcaataaaacctcaaaggtgatgcgcctaagtccgtggagttgattggttGTGTTGATGGTCATCGGAGTTGGCCGTATTGGTCGGATCTAGCTATTTTCCAAAGGTGGCTGTGATTAGAGTATGTACCCATTAAAATAGGCTTTTGGTATATGATTAGAGTAATGTACCCATTAAAATAGGTTTTTGGTTAAATTAGTGGAAATTATGGGCTACACGGTTGGACATGCTCTAAGTTTAattgttcatatatatacactcgTTTAAAGACCATATTGACATTGACATTCATGGATCACTTCGAATATTCGACAATCAATTCCATTTATTGAAATGCAAACCTTGTCAATGCAGGTCTGAATCTAAAGCAAGACACGCCATTTTACGATATAACTAGGCATCTGAAAGAAAATATTTGAAAGAAACTTCTAACTGCTTGAATGGTCCTGTAATTGATTGTATAGTAGCAAAAATCAATCTGATTACATCGATCCAATATTCTAGATACTGGAAAAGTATTCAAAAGATTTCCTTAGTGACAGTAGTATTATGTCTTCAAGTTGAAAAGATTGCTATGTCATCAAGTTGGGAAAAGAATCATGTCTGTGTTACCTGGTACAAGTTTAATTTTACTAGGATCTCCTTCTATGCTTCAACTGTGTTGTGATGAGTGACACGAAAATATCTGATTTGGTGCTCCTTTGCTGCTAGTATGCTAGCATACATATTGAACCAGCCACTCCAGGCTCTGTTAAAGGTAGAAGGTGAACTTCAAAAATACATAAACAATGCTAATCATGAAGCAGATCAAAGGTTTTAAAGGTGCCTTTCCCTTCCGTTGGGAAGCAGCTGcttgaacatttgaaaattgattttatAATGTGGTTTGTGTTCTATACCTTCATGCAGTCAGGTAAATCGTTATCTTTTGTTCTAAGATGAATCTGCAAATTAATTAGATTATCTCATCAGAATTAAAACCGCATATGGTTGCATCCATAAATAGTATTAAATATGAAGGCATTACAGGGATTTTTTACTCAAAGAGGATCAGGTTAAAAATAATGATCACTAAAGATGATAACTTCACTTTTCAAGGATAAATTTTCAACCGGAGAAACTTGACTGGGTATTGAAAAATTGAAATGCTTTCTCAAACACAATCCATCAGCAAGGACTTCTCAGCTGATCAATAACTACCAAAAAGGCTCTATTCCAAGTAGCTTGAAGCAACAAAGAACAAGTTAAATAGGGGTGGATAAATATTGTGTACCTCAATGACTCTTTCGCTGGATGCATCATGGTTGCTTTCTAAGGAAGCAAGAATGGTAAGCGCAGCTGCAATTGTGGAAGGCCAGTAGTTTAGCTGCTCATGGTCTGGAAGTGCAAGAACTGCCAGATACTTTGCCCTCTTCTCCACCTCTGCATCAGCTCTAGCAGCTTTCAGATAGAACCTAAGATATGTTTTCATCACCCGATTGGGTGCAGGAATTAATAATTGAATTGAAGATTGTACGAAATTACTTCAAGTATAACAGCCTTTTGGATTAGAAGAGGACTGAATAAAAAGTCGGTTATGTCCAATTTGAGTCTTGCATCTAACATGTACTGAAAATATAAGAAGAGGAGCATGTTTTACCAGAGGAAGTTATAAATGGTAGGCAAGAAACACTGGAAGCTGAGGACCTCCTGCACAAGCCACTCCATTGCAACAACTTCAGATCTACTGTATACAGTCCTTTCTATATAGAAATTCTTTTGCCGAACACTGCACATGGCAGGATTTCCGTCACTGTAATTTCAATCCATCtagataaatatattatttttgaaagCAATTGAGTTACAAATAGCTTATTAAGATTCAAACAGCTTATTTGGTTAAGCCTGCGCTCACTAACTAGAGAGTAAGGAGAGAGGGAATTGTTGCCACAAGATAAAAAATTTTGGAAAGGAGACAGCGGCATTTTACAGGCGAATAATGACTCAGTGGTAGAATTGTAGGGGTGCATACATTCTAAATTCTATTCTTTGTGGCAGCCTACGTACGTCCATTTCTTTCAAGCTTGACCCCGCCCAGCCATGTAACAGGATCGCAAGTGTCTTGATAAATCACGAAGGCAAAAGCACCTCAATCACTCTGATATTTTAGAACTGCAAATGAAAAACAGATACCATTCTTTTGTATTGccatattattgattaagttggTGTAAAATAATCGGTTAGGACTTAGGAGTTCAATTAATTGACTTTTTGTTCAAATAAACCCCTTTGGGATTTCAATTTGCCAGATTGATCTGAGCAATGAACTGTAGACTTTGCTATATAATGACAACTGACAGGCATTAATAAGGAACGTGCACTGTGGTATATAATAAAGGAATGTTCATTAAAAGTGGTCCAGAAGAAGGTAGAGACTAAGATACAGATCAATAATATAAACAGAATCAAGAACGGAGAAGAAACTAAGTGAGTACATCAAAATTAAATGCCCAGGCAATAAAAAATGGGATTTACAAAGCCAAAAACTAGGAGAATGCAAACCATATTAGTTGAGAATAACTTTCCattgctcataattctcactGTTGTAATCAGTCATTGGAATCTGTCATATGAGTTTAATAACACTAGTACGGATGATAATAAGAAGATCGATTAGTACCTGTTGTGGGGTTGATTCTCCTCAATTCTGGCGGCCAGTGTTAGACAAGCTATTCCAACTACCTGAAGGCTCCTCTTGTTTCTGAAAAACCCTTTACTTAGGAACCGGTCAAGTAGGCTAACTCCAAGGAACATCGTCTCCGGCTGATACTCCTTCGCTGTAGATTGCTGCTTAATCCAAAAACATATGCAAATTAGCCAAGGATAATATTAAATATCACACAAGCAAATGCACAATGTTGTAAGATGTTAAGAGCCCAAATGGTATGCACGCTTGGAAGGTCCGAAAGAGTTGCATCATATGCCATGTAGAACCGGGTTGTTGCATCGGCACCAAAACCGTAATAAATGCCAGGTCAAATTACTAATCACCGTGACTATAGAGTTTACCCTTTAACCCAGTTATCAAATACTCGCCTTCTTATTGGTGCAAACCAACTTTTCCGGGTTTTCCCCTCATTACAGTAAACTCGTGAGCTAGTTGACTTGCAGATCAAGATTCAAGCATAACCAATTCTAGATGCCATTGGGGATATGGTGCTATGCTCTCcgatttttttgtttctgttagGAAGGAAATGCTCGGCTCTAACTCGCTATTCGCTATGAAAAACCTCACGCGACTACCAAATTCGTCGAATAGTTGAGTTGGGGAAAATTAGAGTagaaacaaaaccctaaaaataaagaaattgttgGCCAATTGAGGCGAAGCAAAGCGAGTTCCACTAAAGGAGAGGAACACATCCACATTCGAGAACAGCTATGCCTGGTTGGACCATGGCACCAGATGAACATGAATTACATCTGATCTAACAGTTTACGTGTCACAACCGTCCTGACGTGTGAAGCAATGATTGGTCAGCAGAATGCTGGTCCGAACACGTCAATGAAGAGGAAGTTTGACCACAGTAACTATTTAGTTTTGAAAAATGAACCACCATGCGTACATTcgtcatcctcttcttctcaaCTCAAAACGTGTGCATCATTTGTCACATAGCAACTTGAAAAGAAACGTGGCAGGCAAGGCTAACCTCAACGATCCAATGGATCATCTGTGCCCGTTGCTGTAGGATGAGATCCCCGTATTCCGTCGAGGAGCGGTACTCGTCAGTGTAGTCGTGTAAAAACACCTgccttctctctcttccccaTAAAAATTTGTAGCTCTCTTCGTCTCCCTCGTCTTCGAACTTTCCGTACTACCAGAACACATTAAACAAGTCAAAATAACTGAATCAGTAACATATAAAATCGTTAATGGATTATGCATACAGGTCTGTTTGGTTGCCTAGAAACAGcaagaaaatgacaaagaagtttgaatagaaaatataaaaaaacttACCGTGGATTGATCAAGAGGAGCGGTTGATTTTTTGGTGTCCAGAGGAGTGATTGATCGCGTGAATTGTTTACTGTACTCAATGAAGAGATTGTAAGTAATCGAAGGAGCTGAATCGCTGACAGAAAATTCGCTACCGGAGTCGAGGAAAATTGAGGGACTGTAATCGGAGAAATCGAAATCTGAATTTTCCGGGAAAACATCTGATTGAAGCTCGGAAAACACCGATACGTAGCTCGAAGTACTTTTGGAGCTGTATTCTTGCGATAAAAGCTCCGCACAGGCAAGGTCATATTCCGATCCGTAGCTCTGTGGCCTCCGCTCCACCGTTTTGTGGCTCGAGGAAtcattgtctttcttaatctcCGACAATGTATCTCTAAAGGCGCCAGAAACTTGCAAGACACAGGAAATCTCTGATTGCGTAACAGCATTTGAACGTTCGCTTACTTCAGTGCTCTTCAAATTTCCATTTCTGGCCTCAAACTTCGAACTATGCTCTCCAAAAACTGCACAGTTAACTTCACAATTGGACTCCACAACAGACGATTCACTCAATTCCACTTCAGCTCCTCTCCTCTCAATCTCCTTATTCTTCAGATACGATCTCGTGATTCTCCGGAACGGTGCATATTCAACCTTCTCATTTCCTCTGATTTCTTTTAACTTTTGGCCTGAAACCGAGTTCGAATCGCACGAAACTTCGCCGCCAAAGTACGAGCAGGAAGTGGAATCCACCGAAATGACGGAGAAGCATTTTATCTTGCTAGAATCAATGGCATTCAAGGAAGAGCGCAGAACCGGAGAGAAACGAGAGCGAACTCTGCGAGGAAGCTTGGATCGTTGCTTCCTCTTGACGTACGGTACAGGTTCTATTTTGCGTTTCGTCCTACTGGATCTAGCCTTCGTTGTCTCCATGTTTAAACTAAAGTAGCAGAGTCTTGAAGTTTGGATCCTGTTTCGAGGAAAGAGAGATGGGGAGTGTTTCTTAGACTACAGAACGGAGAGTGTTCACGCGAACCGTTATGGACGTTGGGGTTGAAAATCCGGAGTGCGAGTTGTGACGTGGGTTGTTATGTGGTGTGTGCGGTCGCAGCTTATTACAGTATACTGCGCACGCGCCACGTCTGTAATGGGGAAACAGTCCACTCCGTATTATTTTGATCTGACGGTGGAAGAGGAATGTCTATTTTCATCATGACCGGCAGATGGGCCTAAATGTATGTGAAAGACCGATCTGCGATTCCGTTGTGGACTTTCAAGCTGTCATTCAATTCTTTACCTGccatatttttttccccttttttttggcTCATCTACTCCAAATGGATTAATGTGACGTTTTCGGTGGGTTTTTCGTTCGTGGATATCGCATTTTACAGGTCTTCCCTAATCTCCCGCTTTCGCGACTTACCGTGGAACTCTAACCCTAATCCACTTACTTCCTGGAGGTTTTCATCTTCGAAAGAACAGTTGCAGTCCACTCACAGGTATGTTATCGTCTTCAATTTTTGACGGATTTGTTTGTAACTTCTGCGATATGAGGTTTACATCATCCGCGATATACCTGTACTATATGCACGAAATGAAGAATTTTCAATATGCCAGTATGGACCAATATGAATTGATTGTTTACTGTGCCTTTTTAATGTCTCTTTAAACCTAAATTAATGCAGTTCCTGTGGTCTCTTTAGCTCATGATGTTCTTTATGTGAATGTTTAGGAATCAGAACAAATTATGGGACTTGCTTCTGTTAGTACTGCCGGTGAAGGAGTCCAACTTTGCATATTTGACTTGAGAAGAGGACAGCATGAAGGGCAGGAGCTGGACaagattttattcttttatcCTGCCGATTTTCCCTTGTCATCACAGCTTTCCACAATAGGGATCAGTGAGGGTCTTATTACATTTACAAGGTTAGTAGCCGCTTTGTTGCTTGAGTAGAAATTCTGCTTTTGTGGATGTATGTGCATGTTTATAGATgcttatctatatatatgtgtgtatatattcatGTATAGATCAATATGTTTCTGAGCATGAATATGGTTGCATGGTGCACGATTTCAATGACATCTGGGATAGTTTGGTGTTCAAATGTGTTCTTTGCTTAAAATTGTCCATGATGCTAATTATTGATTATTTGGAGTTGGACAAAAAAAGTCTGCATATGAAGGGCAAAAGAATTTGAAGGAACAACTTTAAAGTTGCAATATGGAAAAACAATACTCAAATTCTTCATTGCTTCCAGCATTAGATGGATATGTTGAGTGTTTCCTGGATAGGCACCATTTTCTTTGGTGTCCATTTGCTTTCAATCAGTTGAAGACAGTAAAATTGTAGAATCCTGTATGCTTTATGAAATGCATGACAGCTATCATGTACAGAATTTTTTCTCCAGAGGCTGCTTGTGAGGTAATAGAAGCAGAAAGGCATCAACATGTTTTCCATGAAGCAGAGTCAGATATTTGGATGGTGATGGTAAGAAACGTGTTTCTTTCTAGAACATCCTGCTAATATTGTTCTATACTTTCTcgattaaatattatattttaatattttaatgggtCCCGTCCATGCATTTGAAGACATTGACTCATTATATCGCATGAAATTTGAATGAATCCTTTTAACTTGCAAAAATACTTTATTAGAATAGAATGAATTTTTTCTGGATCTTTTGTTGTTGGTTTGTGAAATGTGGTAGTTAAGATTTTAACTCATTGAAATCATCTTTGATATTTCTTTCTATGTcttttttttgatggaaaaatCATTCTAATGTAAATATGTCTATAAATAACTTCAAAAGAGTGATAATATATATGTTCTTTTGTGACTTATATGTAAAAAATAATTCCTTAATGGTTCGATTTAGATGCttgtttattgtatttttaacaAGTAGCTCTAATTAGTACTTTACCATGTGTAGGTGGTGGAGAAAAGTCTTGAGGGAGAAGCCATATGGAGGAGCGATGATCTACGTAATGTTCTTAAGGAAGTTCACAAGCTCTTTGTGATGTTTTATGGTTATATCAGAGCTTTACTTGAGAAAGAACCTGGTGGAGGACTGGTTCGATCGCATTTGTACCCTTTCATCATGGATTATCTGAGTGGTAAATTATCATGCCAGATCATGCCTACTAAAATTGGAATTAAATTCATTCTGTCATTGTCTTTTGTTCAAATTGTTTCATTGTAAGTTCCTAATTGTCAGCACTGCAAAAGCATTCTCCGTTGGATAAGTGCTGCTGGGGTAATGCTGAAGTTGCTGTATCGAATGGAATCTGTTGGAATTGAGATGCGCAAGTATTGCTCAAGTTGCTGTATTTTTATCCCTTATGTGTTGCTTTTCTCTTTGAGGCAGATTTTTTTGTTGGGAAGAAACTCCAGTTGCCCTCATTCCGTGACTGTTTGAAGGAACGTGGAACTGTACAGATGCTGACTGTGGGTCGGGAGGCTGCAATTGAAGTTCAGGTTTGTCTTTTAAGAGAAGTATGCTGCAAATGTATTTGCTGATCACTTACACATCAAGATCCAATGATGATTTATACTATATTTGTAACTTATAATTTACTATGAGGCTTTCCTACCATACTCTTAGGTATCATCTCCATCACCACCAGTTGCACAACTCATCTCGGCACAACTTAAGCTACATTAGTTCATTTGAGCTCCATTTTTAGCTCAAGCTTCTCTTAAAAAAGCAATAAGCTCAAATTCCAATTTAAGACAATGTAaatcaaatataataatatattaaattattaatgcttaataaaaaggtaaacaactcttgtgAACAGGACTCCCGTAGTGGGTGGGGTCGAGGACAGGTAGTATGTATGCAAACCTTActcctacataatatgtggagagattgtaTCGAATAATTGAACCTATAACCAGAGGTTGCACCCGTGCAACTCTGCCACTGGGCTGCATGTTTGCCTGTATACAACGCTTAATATGTAAATTGATTTTCGAGTTTGGCTGAGAGCTGTATATTACAATATTCAAATGCTAGCTCTTATAATTGATCGAGTTCATCCCTATGTTTGAACTCAAATCGGACTTGACTGGTATTGAATTGGAGCTATGCCTAATTGCGACAGCTCAAAGTGCTTCGTAATGGCTTGATTCTCTGCATCCCTAAACCCGACCAGAATCGTTTacccaatgtttttttttattgtttttcttttgtactTTTTTTGGGGAACCACTTGAACCCGTGGTTCTTCTCAATATTTTACCCAGTCATTATCGTAATACATCTTATCAACATAGACTAGAattcttttgttctttatttcgctctttttttttccttttcaaattaACTCCATTTGTTGGCATGTCATGGTTGGTTCTGCTTCATGTGGTTCATGTGTTTGGCATGTAGTTACTAGATTTTAAAGTTGTCAGGTTTAAGCTCATGATAATTCTTCATGACTCATCCTTCTGATAATCAAGGGgtaaaaaaattgttttcaGCCTCTCTTTTATTAtctgataaaaaagaagaatgcaTATATATTTCAATGACAATTAAGTTTtcagaacaagaaaaaaatttagttctcttaaaatgGGTGAATGATCATCGTCCATCCTTAAGTTAGCTGTTTTATTATTAATCAATGAATTCCATGTCAATTCAACAGTACAATTCGTTGCTATAAGCAATGCCTAAAAAATGAATTTTCCCCGTACATAAACATATACTGACTATAAAAGGAAATTGATAGTTCAATTGTTTctcagttttcttttttatccttGATTGAAAGTCAATTATAAGTAGTAAGTACAGTATGCTATTAAAGGATTGATCTTTTAGCTTGTGATTTTAATTTGCTCTTACTCATTATATGCATTTGATTTGCAGTCCCTCGTCAGGACACTGGAGTCTTGTGCTGGTAACATGTCGTGCTACTCGCTCATTCTATTTCAGGACCTGCTCGTGTCCACAACTCTCCCTCCAGTATGCTCTGATATTCCAAGCTCATTTTATACCAATGGTTTTCTTAGTCATTGTATGGTTTAGTGTTTGTCAGCTATGTATATTGGGAGGATTCTCAAGAACTTGATGCATTTATTTGGATATAATAGTCAGGACATTTGTGGTCTGAGACGCTAACCTTAGTTCTGTTCTTTGACAGGGTGACACTGTAAGTTTATTTACATATGCCGTTCTTAGATTGACCCCTCGTGCACAATCCTCCGGAAAAAGTTATTGGTCCTATTTACGAAAAGGGAATCCTGCATCTCATGCATCTGTCAGGTCTACAATGATACAGTCTGGTAGTGTTTCAGACCCACTTTATGGCTCACGAGATACCTCCCATGGTGGAGATAATGCTTACAATGTAACAAGGCCTTTACAGCATGACAAGTGGTTCAGAGGAAAGGATGGTTTTCTAGTCACTGATGTGTGGAGTGTCGAAGTTGGTAGCTTTATTTCTATGACCCCGACAGTTTGGCTCCAGCAGACCGAGGAAAGAATGTATCTCTGTGTTTATCAATACAGAAGCCTTACCATACTGATTCTCATTCCTGTTTCCTCTCTCTTTAATGGGGATCAAGGTCTTTCTGTGCTGAAGCAACAAGCTCTTGAAAATGTAAGTTCCTGATCTATTACGATCATTATAAATTGACTGGTATTGAACCTCGCCCGTGTAGGTTCACTCTTTTAATTTGTATGTCATTTCCTAACTATCCTTAACTTTGATGAGTTCCATTTGACTATTTTCTAAATCCCCACATCATTGCAAAGTCATGGCTAGTCTATCCTTTCATTTGAACCTTCCCTCTGTCCCACGATATTTGACTCCACTTCAATTCACCATTACTCATTTATTATCTTTTATGTGGggctttatttttttcatcttgATGAGGCCAAATTGTTATTGTGAAGTTTATTTCTGATCTCTTGTGGTCTATTTACTGCAGCTGGCAAACATCTTTTGACATGGTAGATTTGGTAATTATGATATCATCTGAAACACtgttttgcattaaaaaaataaggaaaaagacATCTGAAGCATGTTGATGCACCATTTGAGACATGGCAAGAAAAGTAAATCCAGAATGCATAGCCCCACCTCCCTCTCCCCTCCACCCACCGTCCCTCCATTGCCCCTCTTGTGTCAAATGATCTTAGTTCTGAGTTTTATGTGTGTTTAAGTATGGGAGTTCCTGTTGTCATAGCTTTTCATGTTGTATGCGCTTTTGATTTTGCACCACTGTCTGGGAGTTAGTAGTATGGGATATATCTGAATCCTCAGGAGCCTAATATGACAGGAAAAAGGGAAAATGAGAGCTGTTTTAAATTTCAATTAATGGATAGGGAATGGTTTTATAACGTGGAAAGGAAGATCTAAGGTTGTGGCTCTTTAGGATCACAATAGTTTTTCAGTATGTCCATATATTTAGAATAATCACAATACTCATAGAGAACAGATATCTTAGAAACAAATTAGAAGGCTGATGCCTATGATGTGCGACAGCTCAAGTAGAAAGGTTATTGTACTTCTCGAGTTTAAGTAGTGGCAATGTTTCCCTAGTCAACTAATAATCGTTGCACTTAATTTTGTATATTGGAGACTGTCAGTCACTTCAGCCCTTTTAGTGCTTCCACTTTGTGTTATATATCTTCCACTGGGTATGTCATGTGGCTTCTGTTTGGTATATTTATATACACGTTGCCGTTATCTGTATTAGCTTCCTAATTAGTCATTCTGGAGCTACTTTTGAATTAGATTGGAAAATTTTCCTTTTGCTCCCACATATTATCAGTATGCTAGCTTTGTCCTTACTTGTTTGTAATGTACCAGCTATATCCTTGAAAATTGAAAGTAATTTAGCTTGAAATTCAGGTATTGGAAGCTTATATTTTGATTGCCTGAATACGGTCTGTTCTTTCTTACTGAAATTGTCAGGCATCATCCAAGATGCTGAAAGTTGAAGAAATCCTTTCAAAAGGGTGGGGTGGCGAGAATGCTTATCATGTCAAGGGGTATCGTTACCTGTTGGTGAATGGTGACAGAAATATATCAAGGGCTTCTCCACTGGGGAAGGTTACAACTTTAACGAAGGTAATGCACCATTAAATTATATTTAGTCcacaaaaaaaagttataaataaACCAAATAATATTTGTTCTTGTTCTCGCACTTTTGTGTTCTGGTTATCAGATTCTCGTAACAATCTATTGGAGAACATTAACTTTAATGCCCtataatttgtttcttttggttacACCACCTTGGTGTTCCTCTTGATAAATTTCTTATGCATTTAGAAAACTGAAGTTGTTCCCTTAAATACGATTTTCTCCTAATAAATAGAAGAAATAGAGATTTATTTGACTATGATGTATATGCATTTtacattaattttcttttagaaTATCAAAATCTATTAATTGTATGCAAATCACCTTTATTCGTAAAAGTCATACATACATTACTATGAACAAAATTATCTCAAGATACTGTAGATACTGATGGTCCATATTTTCTAATAATATGCTAGTATGCTGTAATACTTATGATACTAGATTATAGACTGAGATGAGTGATAAGTCAAACACTGTTTACAAAAACTTCTAATTGGCAATGAGGACCACAATTTGAGGGTTTGGGTACTTAGAACAATTCTGGGTCATTGTGTTGGCTGTGGTGCGATGTATGTTTAATCCTCCTTCACTAGGCTAACCGCGTTCATCTAGTATGCTTAGCATGTACTTATAAATTGAACTGAATAACATGTCAGGGCCGAAATTTAACTCCAAAATCTGAAGTATTACAGTTTGCAGAATATACCTAAGGTCCTAAACTCAACCCTGGTccaattttaaatgaaatttctccTGGTGAAGTTACTGATCCTTTAAAACTCACATTATTTGGTCATAAAAGGCTATCTTACTTGATCAACTTACCCCTTTTTAATGCTTCTGGTTATTTCATTAGAGTTTCATATCATATGCACCCATTATCTTTGTgcacataaataaataatcaaatagGCATTGCTGCTCTGTGAGTTTGTTAACTACCTTGTTCCTAAGATTCTATGTATCTCAAAAGGAAATGAATTTGATCAACTTTCATTTTACAATGCATGCTTAGTGTTCACTCTGACATTTACTGCAAAGGATCCcttattctatcaaatttcTTAATAGGTCAACATGAGCTAGGAACCATGAAATAAGGAGTGGCAAAAATTGATCGAAAAGATTTAAATGTTTTACTTTTTGCCTAGATAGGTGAAAGTGAGAAAAATGTAGAATTCCTAACATTTTTCCTAGATGCTGATGCCTATAACAAAACTGATATATGTTTGGGTGTTGCTTGTTGCCATAATCTTCTGCTAATGGCTTGCATTGGCACTGATAAATACTCCAAAGCTGTGATTCCAGATTCTTAGAAGTAAAATTGGTTTCcattttattacttgttttTAGTTTGTTCTATCAATGTGCAGTTTGATTTCTTGGTGATATGATGGCGACTGGATTTTGAATAGTTGTTGTTGGAAATCTTGACAAATAGTCTAGTAGGTGACATTCAACAACATAAATAGAGGAACCTCCAgacaaaacaatcaaacatCTGCATTATACCAATTCTTGTTCCTGGTTGGCACTGTTTGAGGAGTTCACATGGTATTGGGTTATACTGATGGATTAATTTCGCAAACGTTTAAGGAGTTCACATAGAGTTCTCCAAGACTATTAGATTAATTTTTCAAACCACTTTTTTTAACAGaccattttttttggttttttgcatCTCTTTTAGCCCTTGTATTCTATTAGTGTCTCTGATAGCAAATTTCTCTTACAGCCAAAGTGATGTTTTGTTGCCATCTGGGTTTGGCATATGCTATGTAGATATAATACTGTGTCATTGGTCAAGAATTTTGCAACTGATAAAATTTAGAGCTAAAGTTGTTGATCCTACTGCAGTTAAGAACTCTCAAAAATTGTGGATACTGATCTTCAATGAATTCCCGTAGTTGCTCTGCTTGATTAGTTTCTCAGAGATGTGATATATCCTTcgattcattttgtttctttgttgcTGCACTGCAGGAATCTTTGCTTGCCATGAGTACGCTTAGAGAAAAAGTAGATctggaaaaggaaagaagagaaacGGATAATGCTGGTGGTGAGAAGGATATGGATATGGAAGTGTGCATTAGAACTAAAAACAATGCTTGGGTTATTGCTCGAATTACAAGGGGGGAGGAACTCTATATGGTTCTAGAAAAAGCAAATGAGACACTTCTTTATGCCTCTGATGCTGTTGAAAAGTTCAGCAACAGGTAGCACATTTTATAAAGATCACTTTGATTACCTTTTGTAATTCTTTCATCGAGCTTGTTAATTATTATCTCATT
The window above is part of the Tripterygium wilfordii isolate XIE 37 chromosome 3, ASM1340144v1, whole genome shotgun sequence genome. Proteins encoded here:
- the LOC119995371 gene encoding vacuolar fusion protein CCZ1 homolog B-like isoform X1: MGLASVSTAGEGVQLCIFDLRRGQHEGQELDKILFFYPADFPLSSQLSTIGISEGLITFTRIFSPEAACEVIEAERHQHVFHEAESDIWMVMVVEKSLEGEAIWRSDDLRNVLKEVHKLFVMFYGYIRALLEKEPGGGLVRSHLYPFIMDYLSALQKHSPLDKCCWDFFVGKKLQLPSFRDCLKERGTVQMLTVGREAAIEVQSLVRTLESCAGNMSCYSLILFQDLLVSTTLPPGDTVSLFTYAVLRLTPRAQSSGKSYWSYLRKGNPASHASVRSTMIQSGSVSDPLYGSRDTSHGGDNAYNVTRPLQHDKWFRGKDGFLVTDVWSVEVGSFISMTPTVWLQQTEERMYLCVYQYRSLTILILIPVSSLFNGDQGLSVLKQQALENASSKMLKVEEILSKGWGGENAYHVKGYRYLLVNGDRNISRASPLGKVTTLTKESLLAMSTLREKVDLEKERRETDNAGGEKDMDMEVCIRTKNNAWVIARITRGEELYMVLEKANETLLYASDAVEKFSNRYCGGVFSLD
- the LOC119995371 gene encoding vacuolar fusion protein CCZ1 homolog B-like isoform X2, which encodes MGLASVSTAGEGVQLCIFDLRRGQHEGQELDKILFFYPADFPLSSQLSTIGISEGLITFTRIFSPEAACEVIEAERHQHVFHEAESDIWMVMVVEKSLEGEAIWRSDDLRNVLKEVHKLFVMFYGYIRALLEKEPGGGLVRSHLYPFIMDYLSDFFVGKKLQLPSFRDCLKERGTVQMLTVGREAAIEVQSLVRTLESCAGNMSCYSLILFQDLLVSTTLPPGDTVSLFTYAVLRLTPRAQSSGKSYWSYLRKGNPASHASVRSTMIQSGSVSDPLYGSRDTSHGGDNAYNVTRPLQHDKWFRGKDGFLVTDVWSVEVGSFISMTPTVWLQQTEERMYLCVYQYRSLTILILIPVSSLFNGDQGLSVLKQQALENASSKMLKVEEILSKGWGGENAYHVKGYRYLLVNGDRNISRASPLGKVTTLTKESLLAMSTLREKVDLEKERRETDNAGGEKDMDMEVCIRTKNNAWVIARITRGEELYMVLEKANETLLYASDAVEKFSNRYCGGVFSLD
- the LOC119995371 gene encoding vacuolar fusion protein CCZ1 homolog A-like isoform X3, whose amino-acid sequence is MVMVVEKSLEGEAIWRSDDLRNVLKEVHKLFVMFYGYIRALLEKEPGGGLVRSHLYPFIMDYLSALQKHSPLDKCCWDFFVGKKLQLPSFRDCLKERGTVQMLTVGREAAIEVQSLVRTLESCAGNMSCYSLILFQDLLVSTTLPPGDTVSLFTYAVLRLTPRAQSSGKSYWSYLRKGNPASHASVRSTMIQSGSVSDPLYGSRDTSHGGDNAYNVTRPLQHDKWFRGKDGFLVTDVWSVEVGSFISMTPTVWLQQTEERMYLCVYQYRSLTILILIPVSSLFNGDQGLSVLKQQALENASSKMLKVEEILSKGWGGENAYHVKGYRYLLVNGDRNISRASPLGKVTTLTKESLLAMSTLREKVDLEKERRETDNAGGEKDMDMEVCIRTKNNAWVIARITRGEELYMVLEKANETLLYASDAVEKFSNRYCGGVFSLD